Below is a genomic region from Amyelois transitella isolate CPQ chromosome 4, ilAmyTran1.1, whole genome shotgun sequence.
atttcactaacttaattttttaatagagACATTTCATGattgtttacttttatttaattaccttaTCAAATCGAAAATAGAATTTAAGtgaatttgttttcatttcagCAAACTTTGCAAACCATCTTCACCATTAAGGGTGACTCAGAAAACATCACCTAGGAGGTATTCCCTTAGTGTGGAAAATAGACAGGACCCTCCTGTTTCTGATGATGAATCTGATTTGAGGTAGGTATGCAAATATTGTATCTTACTGCACTTTGAATTGTGTTTAGTAAACCTTTTTCAGACTTAACAGTAATTTGTTTTTCTCATAACTAAATCGATCACTTTGAACTGTTTCTGtggttaataaaatttttaaccgCCAATAATGTAATAACGATATGTGGCGTCATACGTGTGAAGTCACATATCGAGCAAATTTTCGTGTTTGCGCGTTTTTCTACGACACCGACACTTCTCATTCATTCAAGAagtattcaaaaattaaaaaaaattaattttgatcaaTAACACATAcaacttatataaaataacgcAATGACTTGCTAAGTAGATGACGCCAGGCTACAAaatttaaaggttttttttaattatgaatgtaaaactataAATCACTGAAAAAGGTTTTCCAATACTATTTACTTtcgaaaaaaaatcgaaaataaattaaataaaaaaaaagaagcccAAGCGTCAAGCATGTCTCATTTCCTTTGTTATAacattttcacaaatttctttgtaaaaaCATGCTTTTTAGCTCATTAACCACTTCGCCAATCACAAGTCAATTCATTTGCATAGGTATACACGTCATCAAATGTGGTTGAAATATGAGCTGTTAAAGTCTGTTTCTTTGCAGCAATGTACTTGCTAAGTCATTACCTGCAACTCTTCCATCAAATTGCAGTGGTGAGTTTGGAGACTGGTCAGTACAAagtgatttaattaattattccaACCAACGGCGTACACCAGAGTCTTGCCGAATTAACCATCACGAAGAACGCCCAAATAGAATAtgcacaaaatataattatgaagaGGAAAGAAGAGAAGAAGCAAGGGTCCAAAACAGTAGGAAGCCAtccaaatcttttttatttgtgcctgCAGCTGCAGCCTTCGGTATTATAGCAACGTTGTTCAGTGGTTTACTCAGTGAATCACAATTATCAAACATAATTGTATATGATGAGTTTGAATATTACAACGATCTGAGTGATTTGGGCAGAAAATATAAGGTTACAGATGATACAATACTACAAGTGCAAActggtaacattttttttgtttgaaaataattagattttgttaGTAACTTTTTAGGCGTAAGAATGGGATCAAAGATTATGTAGGTAATCACTAAGTGGCAGGTTCTACTATGTTGTATCCGAATGAAGCATGACAACAACAAACTAAAGACAGAGTAACTACTTTGtagtatgtttgtattgttacctaaattattgtatattgtaagtgccgtgtggttcccggcaccaatacaaaaaataatgggaccacttcatctctttccgattgatttcgtaaaaggcgactaaaggataggcttacaaacttgggattctttttctaggcgatgggctagcaacctgtcactatttgattctcaataataacattaagccaaatagctgaacgtggcctatcagtcgtttcagggctgttgactctgtcttccccgcaagggaagacatgattatatgtatgtatttttattatcagcaAATATACAcaacaaactcactttcgcctttataagtTGCGAGTGGAAGAGGCATTCTTATTTATAGGAATCATTTTTGCAGGAATCTcaacaatttataaaagacAAGATGCTGGTTCATTCGTTTTTGCATATAACAGCAATTCTGATAGATTTGATCCAGATCAGTTCAACAAGTTTATGGACGACATAGCTTTAAGTACCGCACGATATTTACGTAAGTACCTCACTTACCATCCTATCATTGGTATACATTTGAAGAAAATATAGGTGATATGACTTTtctgttaaataataaattgaaggtagtgataatttcaaattagaaaaattataCCTAACGTTTTCTGATTGGCGCGGTTTTTGGTTGGCATAAATGTTTAGCAAATGTACAAGGAGAGAGTCAAGGCAAAGAAACCGTTGAGCGGAAAGGCCGAGACGAACGTGCCTTGATCAAACGGGACATCCTAGCGAAACATCAGGTAAAGAGTGCCCGAAATTaacgagcttgtatgaagagagttatgaatgtggacggaGCGATAGAAGTGTAGgtacagggatcgtggcaaatggaaacaTGCAGTCTCTGTCTACTCGGAACATAGGTAtgattttacgtatgtattgATATTTGAAACTAGCTTTGATTTGCAGCTTCACTCGTTTTAAATACAGGCCAAGTATGTAATAGGAGCCACGTGTTCCTACAGTTACCCATCACAGTAAAACAACCTTGTGTTATGAACGGCAACTGCCCACgcaacttttttgtattaatctGATATTCTATTTTCAGGTAATGATAGTGCATCCGTAGGTCACACAACCGTTAACAGTTTAGCTTTAAAAATGGAGTCGCACAGTGAACTCATAAAAACGTACAAAGACGATGTGGACAGATCTGGAGTAATGTTGGTGAAAGAAATTGATACAGTGCCTTCCAAACTTGCCATGGCTTTTCATTACTATTGTGATGAATACAATCCGCTGGTTAGAAGAAgtgctatattttttacactcAACATGGCGAAATGCTCTGATATGTCAGGTACTTTtgatacttacataaattttcTTGGTTGTTACATCTTGAGGTTATagcatttatatataactcGGGTGTGATGTTGTGCTGTAAAAGCGAGAGCGGAAACGGCAGACTAAAATTTTGGAAAACAATATCTTAACTcaggtttataaaattaaaaatttctatACTTAGTTTAGGCTGGGCGTTGTcgctcagtaacggaagagttttatatgtatagatttcctTTTACTTTTCAGATTCAAGGTCCATCTTTGCTCGAATAGAAAAATGTCTCAAGAAAAAATGGAATGGCGGTGTTCCCCAGGACAATATAGGGCCTCTTCTGACTAGAGTTGTGGCAAGTGTAATCGATGTCACtaatatttaatctttttctattttttagacTTACATGAAATAACAGgtctaataattttttaatgttgcaGTAttcgaaattatatttatatacattatttaagaataatttaa
It encodes:
- the LOC106129448 gene encoding uncharacterized protein LOC106129448 isoform X3 is translated as MGRYGLKNEEVVRRNEHNTKSLKKVDEGFDEVDNVMSKLCKPSSPLRVTQKTSPRRYSLSVENRQDPPVSDDESDLSNVLAKSLPATLPSNCSGEFGDWSVQSDLINYSNQRRTPESCRINHHEERPNRICTKYNYEEERREEARVQNSRKPSKSFLFVPAAAAFGIIATLFSGLLSESQLSNIIVYDEFEYYNDLSDLGRKYKVTDDTILQVQTGISTIYKRQDAGSFVFAYNSNSDRFDPDQFNKFMDDIALSTARYLRNDSASVGHTTVNSLALKMESHSELIKTYKDDVDRSGVMLVKEIDTVPSKLAMAFHYYCDEYNPLVRRSAIFFTLNMAKCSDMSDSRSIFARIEKCLKKKWNGGVPQDNIGPLLTRVVASVIDVTNI
- the LOC106129448 gene encoding uncharacterized protein LOC106129448 isoform X1, producing MNQESVNKSGGPSITPSARRSIHSHNNCIFAHTPIMGRYGLKNEEVVRRNEHNTKSLKKVDEGFDEVDNVMSKLCKPSSPLRVTQKTSPRRYSLSVENRQDPPVSDDESDLSNVLAKSLPATLPSNCSGEFGDWSVQSDLINYSNQRRTPESCRINHHEERPNRICTKYNYEEERREEARVQNSRKPSKSFLFVPAAAAFGIIATLFSGLLSESQLSNIIVYDEFEYYNDLSDLGRKYKVTDDTILQVQTGISTIYKRQDAGSFVFAYNSNSDRFDPDQFNKFMDDIALSTARYLRNDSASVGHTTVNSLALKMESHSELIKTYKDDVDRSGVMLVKEIDTVPSKLAMAFHYYCDEYNPLVRRSAIFFTLNMAKCSDMSDSRSIFARIEKCLKKKWNGGVPQDNIGPLLTRVVASVIDVTNI
- the LOC106129448 gene encoding uncharacterized protein LOC106129448 isoform X2, which encodes MNQESVNKSGGPSITPSARRSIHSHNNCIFAHTPIMGRYGLKNEEVVRRNEHNTKSLKKVDEGFDEVDNVMSKLCKPSSPLRVTQKTSPRRYSLSVENRQDPPVSDDESDLSGEFGDWSVQSDLINYSNQRRTPESCRINHHEERPNRICTKYNYEEERREEARVQNSRKPSKSFLFVPAAAAFGIIATLFSGLLSESQLSNIIVYDEFEYYNDLSDLGRKYKVTDDTILQVQTGISTIYKRQDAGSFVFAYNSNSDRFDPDQFNKFMDDIALSTARYLRNDSASVGHTTVNSLALKMESHSELIKTYKDDVDRSGVMLVKEIDTVPSKLAMAFHYYCDEYNPLVRRSAIFFTLNMAKCSDMSDSRSIFARIEKCLKKKWNGGVPQDNIGPLLTRVVASVIDVTNI